Proteins encoded by one window of Pyxidicoccus trucidator:
- a CDS encoding DnaA N-terminal domain-containing protein: MSLAVVGAARSLGMERRAFLGAIVELQIWAVQALPSGRFEPFSVSAAASGGRPEDASLDEAIWCEAVEGAVRWTGAPGAFWAALLRTGILVREGDSVRLTLCDRYVQVLEKRKKEAERKRRERANKAAAASGGRPADAPGTSPARRKREKETEKKSSSAAAVAMEVLVSPGHLAPVPPPPDEVLSEDSDPVQLALPGTHLVPVSLSPEERRHAEAPEPDAAPPRVPQAQAEAFFETFQHERARTFRGVPREDMPASWADWYRHALARVGGDESRLLTACRGYLHSDWGRSRQPVGTSVAFCSPKVWVRYVPHEQPDAAEPTELPSVDVSSPAGRAWQRCLTRLHEQGKRYALLWLQKARAVDVEDGRLILSVPDVYFRQWVEENYGPLVELLVRDCGLLGVRWLVPEADEAHGAMGGTPR, translated from the coding sequence ATGAGCCTCGCCGTGGTGGGCGCCGCGCGCTCGCTGGGCATGGAGCGTCGGGCCTTCCTGGGCGCCATCGTGGAGCTGCAGATCTGGGCCGTGCAGGCCCTCCCCTCCGGGCGTTTCGAGCCCTTCTCCGTGTCCGCGGCCGCGTCCGGCGGACGTCCGGAGGACGCGTCCCTGGACGAGGCCATCTGGTGCGAGGCGGTCGAGGGTGCCGTCCGCTGGACTGGCGCTCCCGGTGCCTTCTGGGCCGCGCTGCTTCGCACCGGCATCCTCGTCCGCGAAGGCGACAGCGTCCGGCTCACCCTGTGCGACCGCTACGTGCAGGTCCTCGAAAAGAGGAAGAAAGAGGCCGAGCGAAAGCGAAGGGAGCGCGCCAACAAGGCCGCGGCGGCGTCCGGCGGACGTCCGGCGGACGCGCCAGGGACATCCCCCGCTAGAAGGAAGAGGGAGAAGGAGACGGAGAAGAAGAGTTCTTCTGCTGCAGCAGTGGCGATGGAGGTCCTGGTGTCCCCGGGACATCTCGCCCCCGTTCCGCCGCCTCCGGACGAGGTGCTGTCCGAGGACAGCGACCCCGTGCAGCTCGCCCTTCCCGGCACCCACCTCGTCCCCGTGTCCCTGTCGCCCGAGGAGCGACGCCACGCCGAGGCGCCCGAGCCGGACGCCGCCCCACCCCGCGTCCCCCAGGCCCAGGCGGAGGCCTTCTTCGAGACCTTCCAGCATGAGCGCGCCCGGACCTTCCGGGGCGTGCCCCGCGAGGACATGCCCGCGTCGTGGGCGGACTGGTACCGCCACGCCCTGGCCCGGGTGGGCGGCGACGAAAGCCGCCTGCTGACGGCCTGCCGCGGCTACCTCCACTCCGACTGGGGCCGCTCACGCCAGCCGGTGGGAACATCCGTCGCCTTCTGCTCCCCCAAGGTCTGGGTGCGCTACGTCCCGCATGAGCAACCGGACGCCGCCGAGCCCACCGAGCTCCCCTCCGTGGACGTGTCCAGCCCGGCCGGTCGCGCCTGGCAGCGGTGCCTCACCCGGCTCCACGAGCAGGGCAAGCGCTACGCCCTCCTGTGGCTCCAGAAGGCCCGGGCGGTGGACGTGGAGGACGGGAGGCTGATCCTCTCCGTGCCCGACGTCTACTTCCGCCAGTGGGTGGAGGAGAACTACGGCCCGCTGGTGGAACTGCTGGTCCGCGACTGCGGTCTGCTGGGAGTGCGGTGGCTCGTGCCCGAGGCCGACGAGGCGCACGGCGCAATGGGCGGTACACCCAGGTAG
- a CDS encoding diiron oxygenase: MQNSERVAWRIDEVLPRNAVIDFSRRILPDALTGTGGIRCLTEAEQLKLNHIRTNSYAHLFLFLEEYVVALMSQRAGLELHSNPTQMRALIRFTEEEIKHQQLFARYNNLFAEGFKLAPALLDNHVQVARAILTKSQLAILIFNLHMELMTQQHYVETIRDNGDEQLDPLFCSILKHHWLEETQHARLDYLEAQKVLSQAPDAAAALEQAMTEYTELLAAVRGTLIAQLELDIQTLEKSLGRTFTEAERKEIFDAQERSYVWTFIGMGMKAPLFLSRVRSLSPVAEQRILDLAPTYYA, translated from the coding sequence GTGCAGAACTCGGAGCGTGTCGCGTGGCGCATCGACGAGGTCCTGCCCCGGAACGCGGTGATTGACTTCAGCCGGCGCATCCTCCCGGACGCCTTGACTGGCACCGGGGGCATCCGCTGTCTGACGGAAGCCGAGCAGTTGAAGCTCAACCACATCCGCACCAACAGCTACGCGCATCTATTCTTGTTCCTGGAGGAGTACGTCGTCGCCCTGATGTCGCAGCGGGCCGGCCTTGAGCTCCACTCGAACCCGACGCAGATGCGCGCCCTCATCCGCTTCACGGAGGAGGAGATCAAGCACCAGCAGCTCTTCGCCCGCTACAACAACCTGTTCGCGGAGGGGTTCAAGCTGGCGCCCGCCCTCCTCGACAATCACGTCCAGGTGGCCCGGGCCATCCTGACGAAGTCCCAGCTCGCCATCCTCATCTTCAACCTGCACATGGAGCTGATGACCCAGCAGCACTACGTGGAGACCATCCGTGACAATGGCGACGAGCAGCTGGACCCGCTGTTCTGCAGCATCCTCAAGCACCACTGGCTGGAGGAGACGCAGCACGCGCGCCTCGACTACCTGGAGGCGCAGAAGGTCCTCTCCCAAGCGCCGGACGCCGCGGCCGCGCTGGAGCAGGCCATGACCGAGTACACCGAGCTGCTCGCCGCGGTCCGGGGCACCCTCATCGCCCAGCTCGAGCTGGACATCCAGACCCTGGAGAAGTCTCTGGGACGGACGTTCACCGAGGCCGAGCGGAAGGAAATCTTCGACGCCCAGGAGCGCTCGTACGTGTGGACCTTCATCGGCATGGGGATGAAGGCCCCCCTCTTCCTCTCCCGCGTGCGCTCGCTGTCGCCCGTGGCCGAGCAGCGCATCCTCGACCTGGCCCCCACGTACTACGCCTGA
- a CDS encoding cysteine synthase A: MAPRIGSLWDAVGNTPLLRIGSLSRQTGCDILGKAEFMNPGGSIKDRAAKGMIRRAEEQGLLKPGGTIVEGTAGNTGIGLGLLGRERGYRVVVTMPDNQAREKYEYLEAMGVEVRKVPAVPFANPGHFFHQARVLSEQHGWFWANQFENPANGDFHYETTGPEIWEQCEGRVDVLVASVGSGGTMSGVSRFLKEKNPALRVVLVDPPGSGLYCFVREGKLECSGSSITEGIGIMRLTENFRRARVDEAVRLDDQDMLEMLYHLSREDALVVGTSAAINVRAAWELARRHQGEGLRIVTFLCDHGSRYASKVFNAEFLASKQLEVKPLPVG; this comes from the coding sequence ATGGCGCCACGCATTGGTTCGCTCTGGGACGCGGTGGGGAACACGCCGCTGCTGCGCATCGGCTCGCTGAGCCGGCAGACCGGGTGCGACATCCTCGGGAAGGCCGAGTTCATGAACCCCGGCGGCAGCATCAAGGACCGCGCCGCCAAGGGGATGATTCGCCGCGCCGAGGAGCAGGGGCTGCTGAAGCCGGGCGGCACCATTGTCGAGGGCACCGCCGGCAACACCGGCATCGGCCTGGGCCTGCTGGGCCGCGAGCGCGGCTACCGCGTGGTCGTCACCATGCCGGACAACCAGGCCCGCGAGAAGTACGAGTACCTGGAGGCGATGGGCGTGGAGGTCCGCAAGGTGCCCGCCGTGCCCTTCGCCAACCCGGGCCACTTCTTCCACCAGGCCCGCGTGCTGTCCGAGCAGCACGGCTGGTTCTGGGCCAACCAGTTCGAGAACCCGGCCAACGGCGACTTCCACTACGAGACGACGGGGCCGGAAATCTGGGAGCAGTGCGAGGGGCGCGTGGACGTGCTCGTCGCTTCGGTGGGCAGCGGCGGGACGATGTCCGGCGTGAGCCGCTTCCTGAAGGAGAAGAACCCGGCCCTGCGCGTGGTGCTGGTGGACCCGCCGGGCTCGGGCCTCTACTGCTTCGTGCGCGAGGGGAAGCTGGAGTGCTCCGGCTCCTCCATCACCGAGGGCATCGGCATCATGCGCCTCACCGAGAACTTCCGGCGCGCCCGCGTGGACGAGGCCGTGCGCCTGGATGACCAGGACATGCTGGAGATGCTCTACCACCTGTCCCGCGAGGACGCGCTCGTGGTGGGCACCTCGGCCGCCATCAACGTGCGGGCCGCGTGGGAGCTGGCCCGCCGCCACCAGGGAGAGGGGCTCCGCATCGTCACCTTCCTGTGCGACCACGGCAGCCGCTACGCCTCGAAGGTGTTCAACGCGGAGTTCCTGGCTTCCAAGCAGCTCGAGGTGAAGCCGCTGCCGGTGGGCTGA